A single window of Treponema denticola ATCC 35405 DNA harbors:
- the cmk gene encoding (d)CMP kinase, translating into MKKTAFKIPEGKELRIAISGPSGCGNTTVSTLTAKTLNLPCINYTFKNIAKELNISFEEVLRRAQEDFSFDKTVDKKQIELAEASSCVLGSRLAIWLLNQADLRVYLRASIEVRAKRIQKREGGDIEKIKADTDLRDMEDTRRYKELYGIDNTKYEKADLIIDTDNLTPEKIVKKILSELYSRGLLI; encoded by the coding sequence ATGAAAAAGACGGCTTTTAAAATCCCTGAAGGAAAGGAACTGAGAATTGCAATTTCCGGTCCTTCCGGCTGCGGAAATACTACGGTTTCTACCTTAACTGCAAAGACCTTAAATTTACCCTGTATCAATTATACTTTTAAAAATATTGCTAAGGAGCTTAATATCTCTTTTGAAGAGGTATTACGAAGGGCCCAAGAAGATTTTTCTTTTGATAAAACGGTAGATAAAAAACAGATTGAGCTTGCAGAAGCAAGCTCCTGTGTCTTGGGTTCAAGATTGGCAATTTGGCTTTTAAATCAGGCTGATTTGAGAGTTTATCTAAGAGCCTCTATAGAAGTACGCGCAAAAAGAATTCAAAAAAGGGAAGGCGGCGATATAGAAAAAATAAAGGCCGATACCGATTTGCGGGATATGGAAGATACACGAAGATACAAAGAGCTATACGGTATCGATAATACAAAATACGAAAAGGCAGATCTCATTATAGACACGGATAATCTAACGCCTGAAAAAATTGTGAAAAAAATATTAAGCGAGCTTTATTCCAGAGGGCTTTTAATTTAA
- a CDS encoding YicC/YloC family endoribonuclease, with amino-acid sequence MKSMTGYALTEKTEPNSFISLELKSYNSRYLDLNLNFPFWLSALEPIFRAYFSEKIARGKVEVSLHVKDADIDVDILTNTKVAKAYAKAMREVAEAAGINPEIDINRFSEKDGVIIIERNIDISAWENTLLPIFEETFTKYDKTRLDEGDVLKKDILSNLDRIYASLKVIKKYAPQMEEIFCQNIKERFTELLGSEINEQRIMQEVAVMLVKYTINEEIVRLEAHCNSLSHELKKNEPIGKKLDFICQEINREINTIGSKNQMIEMAQSIIEVKDALENIREQSRNVE; translated from the coding sequence ATGAAAAGTATGACGGGCTATGCCCTTACCGAAAAGACCGAACCTAATTCCTTTATAAGTTTGGAACTAAAAAGCTATAATTCAAGATATTTGGATTTAAATTTAAATTTTCCCTTTTGGCTTTCTGCCCTTGAGCCTATTTTTAGAGCTTACTTTTCTGAAAAAATAGCCCGCGGAAAGGTTGAAGTTTCCCTCCATGTAAAGGATGCGGATATAGATGTAGATATCCTCACCAATACTAAGGTTGCTAAGGCCTATGCAAAGGCTATGAGGGAGGTGGCCGAGGCTGCAGGAATAAACCCCGAAATAGATATAAACCGATTTTCCGAAAAGGACGGTGTAATCATTATAGAAAGGAATATAGATATTTCCGCTTGGGAAAACACCCTGCTTCCCATATTTGAAGAGACTTTTACAAAATACGATAAGACGAGGCTTGATGAAGGAGATGTCTTAAAAAAAGATATTTTAAGCAATCTGGACAGGATTTATGCCTCATTGAAGGTAATAAAAAAATATGCGCCTCAAATGGAAGAAATTTTTTGTCAAAATATTAAAGAAAGATTTACCGAACTTTTAGGCAGCGAAATAAATGAACAACGCATTATGCAGGAAGTTGCCGTAATGCTTGTAAAGTATACAATCAACGAAGAAATTGTCAGGCTTGAAGCCCATTGTAATTCTCTATCTCATGAGCTTAAAAAGAATGAGCCCATAGGAAAAAAACTCGACTTTATCTGTCAAGAGATAAACAGGGAAATAAACACCATAGGTTCAAAAAATCAGATGATTGAAATGGCTCAGTCTATTATCGAAGTAAAAGATGCTCTTGAAAACATAAGAGAACAAAGCAGGAATGTAGAGTAG
- a CDS encoding bifunctional folylpolyglutamate synthase/dihydrofolate synthase, giving the protein MNTEEFSKWLDAFINYERNAHKDENNLKKMRKFADFFGNPQDDFLSIHIAGSKGKGSVSTMIASILKEAGKKTGLYTSPHVSDFRERMTQAGSFFDDEAYSASYKKIVEGFGAILKKEPEIDPGWFEIVTVTAFLLFSMQKTDWAVIETGMGGRLDMTNILKPRACVLTPIELEHTQYLGDTLEKIAFEKAGIIKENTPVFCCKQPDGVLAVFKKRAAELNAEFFYILDIVKEPVNYSLSKAGLKIDMEFKNSHYLSKLFKRPISSNLKLLDLIQAENAVLAACTVKYLFPEMDEALIERGLASAWLPARFELLSDNPEIIIDGAHTKNSIALCMSTYTELVKEKGTLIFACAEDKNVRDMVPFFKDNFTKIIVTIPGASKKSNPDLSYTIFQEGLKASSCMVEKNADYEAVIKNEIIECREKKQPLLITGSFYLAAEAKRIHSLLSPQA; this is encoded by the coding sequence ATGAATACCGAAGAATTCAGTAAATGGCTTGATGCCTTTATAAATTATGAAAGAAATGCGCACAAAGACGAAAACAATCTTAAAAAAATGCGGAAATTTGCCGATTTTTTCGGCAATCCTCAAGACGATTTTCTATCAATTCATATTGCAGGCTCAAAAGGAAAGGGGTCCGTTTCTACCATGATTGCTTCAATCTTAAAAGAAGCCGGAAAAAAAACAGGCCTTTACACCTCTCCCCATGTATCGGACTTTAGAGAGAGGATGACCCAAGCAGGAAGTTTTTTTGATGATGAGGCCTACTCTGCCTCTTATAAAAAAATCGTTGAAGGCTTTGGGGCTATACTCAAAAAGGAACCCGAAATAGATCCCGGCTGGTTTGAAATAGTTACGGTTACGGCCTTTTTGCTTTTTAGTATGCAAAAAACGGATTGGGCGGTTATCGAAACCGGTATGGGCGGAAGGCTTGATATGACAAATATCCTCAAACCTAGGGCCTGCGTTTTAACCCCTATTGAGCTTGAACATACCCAGTACTTGGGCGATACCCTCGAAAAAATAGCTTTTGAAAAAGCCGGCATCATAAAAGAAAATACTCCCGTCTTTTGCTGTAAACAGCCTGATGGGGTTCTGGCTGTCTTTAAAAAAAGAGCGGCTGAGCTGAATGCGGAATTTTTTTATATCCTCGACATCGTAAAAGAACCCGTAAATTACAGTCTTTCAAAAGCGGGTTTAAAAATAGATATGGAATTCAAAAATTCGCATTATTTAAGCAAGCTATTTAAAAGGCCCATAAGCTCAAACCTAAAACTCCTTGACCTGATTCAGGCTGAAAATGCAGTCCTCGCAGCCTGTACGGTAAAATATCTTTTTCCTGAAATGGATGAGGCTCTTATAGAAAGGGGGCTTGCATCGGCTTGGCTGCCTGCCCGCTTTGAGCTTCTTTCGGATAATCCTGAAATTATAATAGATGGCGCCCATACAAAAAACAGCATTGCCCTGTGCATGAGCACCTATACCGAGCTTGTAAAAGAAAAAGGAACTCTCATCTTTGCATGTGCCGAAGACAAAAACGTAAGGGACATGGTTCCTTTTTTTAAGGATAATTTTACAAAAATAATCGTTACAATTCCGGGCGCGTCAAAAAAGAGTAATCCCGATTTAAGCTATACAATTTTCCAAGAAGGGCTTAAAGCTTCTTCCTGTATGGTAGAAAAAAATGCGGACTATGAAGCCGTAATAAAAAACGAGATAATCGAATGTAGAGAAAAAAAGCAGCCCCTCTTGATTACAGGATCATTTTATCTGGCGGCTGAAGCAAAAAGGATACATAGTCTTTTGAGTCCTCAAGCTTAA
- the murC gene encoding UDP-N-acetylmuramate--L-alanine ligase: protein MCQVILPDNLKGFKIYMIGIKGTGMTALAEILVSRGAVVLGSDVPENFYTDDALKKLNIDIFSPFSPDNIPDDVGLVIYSAAYSPDNNEEMYAIEQKDLPKMSYPEAIGALSRHSYSCGIAGVQGKTSTTGITGSILKELKLPVSVLAGSVIKSFGDSCTMLNGSKYFVAETCEYKRHFLNFHPKKIILTGIEPDHQDYYPTYESILTAFLQYIDRLPQFSELFYCADDDGACEAARLSFSSRPDLIFIPYGEKASGDYKLTVSGVRDEKLYFSLAGFSGEFYLQIPGKHNALNAAAAIALSVSLLKEEYGEISMANVSAIKKAVSSYAGAKRRTELIGKVESKDILVYDDYAHHPTAIKSLLSGLRQFYPKRRIIADFMSHTYTRTEALLEEFASCFEDADMVILHKIFSSAREKYQGQVDAELLFNRTKKYHKNVFFFNEVLDAKNFVLEKLKPGDIFITIGAGDNYVLGTEILKELS from the coding sequence ATGTGTCAAGTTATTCTACCCGATAATTTAAAAGGTTTTAAGATTTATATGATCGGTATTAAGGGTACGGGAATGACGGCTTTGGCGGAAATTTTGGTTTCGCGTGGAGCCGTGGTTTTAGGAAGCGATGTACCTGAAAATTTTTATACTGATGATGCTTTAAAAAAACTTAATATAGATATTTTTTCTCCCTTTTCTCCCGATAATATTCCTGATGATGTAGGGCTTGTTATCTATTCGGCAGCCTACTCCCCCGATAATAACGAAGAAATGTATGCTATAGAACAAAAAGACCTCCCAAAGATGTCTTATCCCGAGGCTATAGGCGCCTTGTCCCGTCATTCCTATTCTTGCGGCATTGCAGGTGTCCAAGGAAAGACCAGCACAACGGGGATTACGGGTTCTATATTAAAAGAATTAAAACTTCCCGTTTCGGTATTAGCAGGAAGCGTAATAAAGAGCTTCGGCGATTCGTGCACAATGCTTAACGGTTCAAAATACTTTGTTGCCGAAACATGCGAATATAAAAGACATTTTTTAAACTTTCATCCTAAAAAGATAATTTTAACCGGTATTGAACCGGATCATCAAGATTATTATCCGACCTATGAGTCTATATTGACGGCCTTTTTGCAGTACATCGACAGACTTCCCCAATTCAGCGAACTCTTTTATTGTGCAGATGATGATGGAGCTTGCGAGGCTGCCCGTTTAAGTTTTTCGAGTAGGCCCGATCTTATTTTTATTCCCTATGGGGAAAAAGCTTCGGGAGATTATAAGCTGACTGTTTCAGGCGTACGGGATGAAAAACTTTATTTTTCTCTTGCCGGTTTTTCGGGAGAGTTTTATCTGCAAATCCCTGGCAAACATAATGCCTTAAATGCCGCTGCTGCAATAGCCCTTTCGGTGAGCCTTTTAAAAGAAGAATACGGCGAAATCTCGATGGCCAATGTTTCTGCCATCAAAAAGGCCGTATCTTCATACGCCGGAGCAAAGAGGCGTACCGAGTTAATAGGTAAGGTAGAATCTAAGGATATTTTGGTTTATGATGACTATGCCCATCATCCTACGGCTATCAAGTCCCTTTTAAGCGGCCTACGACAATTTTATCCGAAAAGGAGAATAATTGCAGATTTTATGTCCCATACATATACTCGGACGGAAGCTCTTTTGGAAGAATTTGCTTCTTGTTTTGAAGATGCCGATATGGTGATTTTGCACAAGATTTTCAGCTCGGCACGAGAGAAATATCAGGGGCAGGTAGATGCAGAGCTCCTTTTTAACCGCACAAAAAAATATCATAAAAACGTCTTTTTCTTTAATGAAGTATTGGACGCAAAAAACTTTGTTTTAGAAAAATTAAAGCCGGGGGATATTTTTATTACGATTGGTGCGGGGGATAATTATGTTCTGGGCACCGAGATTTTAAAAGAGCTTAGTTAA
- the thrS gene encoding threonine--tRNA ligase, with amino-acid sequence MSTLQEKSKKLGTLRHSTAHVMAEAVVNLFPGTKVAIGPAIDYGFYYDFELPRPINNDDLPAIEKEMRKILTTRSNFEKEVISREKALEMFKDQPFKIELIKGLPADEEISIYKSGEFTDLCRGPHVCSMADINAQGFKLMKIAGAYWRGDETRPMLTRIYGTAWEKPNDLKEYLAMLEEAEKRDHRRIGKAMNLFHIDEENPGQIFWHPKGWTLYLTIQNYVRKRIKEDGYLEVHTPFVMPRSLWERSGHWAKYKENMFITESEKRLFALKPMNCPGHVEIFKQGIKSYKDLPLRLAEFGSCTRNEPSGSLHGIMRIRGFVQDDAHIFCTEEQISSEVSKFCALLKRMYADFGFAEDKILVKFSTRPEQRVGDDATWDRAEKALSDACADAGLKYEIAEGEGAFYGPKLEFTLIDALGREWQCGTIQLDYQLPSAERLNAEYIGDDNNKHHPVMLHRAVLGSLERFIGILIENCAGIMPPWLAPVQAVIVPVAPAFNEYAQKVQKVLDEKGFRVIADIGTDRMNAKIRKHQEEKVIYQLIVGQSEMDNNSVAVRMRKGGQKVMTLDEFISFLKDKVDSFAIDSE; translated from the coding sequence ATGTCAACTTTACAAGAAAAATCAAAAAAATTAGGTACTCTGAGGCATAGTACTGCCCATGTTATGGCTGAAGCCGTAGTTAATCTATTTCCGGGAACAAAGGTTGCGATCGGGCCGGCTATCGATTACGGATTTTATTATGATTTTGAACTGCCTCGTCCCATAAACAATGATGACTTACCCGCAATCGAAAAAGAAATGCGTAAAATTCTAACTACCCGTTCAAATTTTGAAAAGGAAGTGATAAGCAGAGAAAAGGCTCTTGAAATGTTTAAGGATCAGCCTTTTAAGATTGAACTTATAAAGGGTTTGCCTGCAGACGAAGAGATAAGTATTTATAAGTCCGGTGAATTTACCGACCTTTGCAGAGGTCCCCATGTATGCTCGATGGCCGACATAAATGCTCAAGGGTTTAAACTTATGAAAATAGCCGGAGCATATTGGCGGGGCGATGAAACAAGGCCCATGCTTACCCGAATTTACGGTACGGCTTGGGAAAAGCCCAACGATTTAAAAGAGTACTTGGCTATGCTTGAAGAAGCCGAAAAGCGGGATCACCGAAGGATCGGAAAGGCTATGAATCTATTTCATATAGATGAAGAAAATCCCGGGCAAATATTTTGGCATCCTAAAGGCTGGACTCTTTATTTGACCATACAAAATTATGTAAGAAAACGCATAAAGGAAGACGGCTACCTTGAGGTTCATACACCCTTTGTTATGCCCCGCTCCTTGTGGGAAAGGTCGGGCCATTGGGCTAAGTATAAAGAAAATATGTTTATAACCGAAAGCGAAAAGCGCCTCTTTGCTTTAAAGCCGATGAACTGTCCCGGCCATGTGGAAATATTTAAGCAGGGAATTAAAAGCTACAAGGATTTACCCTTGCGCTTAGCCGAATTCGGTTCTTGTACCCGAAATGAGCCCTCGGGTTCTTTACACGGTATTATGCGTATCCGCGGGTTTGTTCAAGATGATGCCCATATTTTTTGTACCGAAGAGCAAATTTCTTCCGAAGTTTCAAAATTCTGTGCCTTGTTAAAGCGCATGTATGCAGATTTCGGCTTTGCTGAAGATAAAATTCTTGTTAAATTTTCTACGCGTCCAGAGCAGAGGGTAGGGGACGATGCTACATGGGACAGGGCGGAAAAGGCGCTCTCTGATGCTTGTGCAGATGCCGGCCTCAAATATGAAATTGCAGAAGGCGAGGGTGCTTTTTATGGGCCTAAGCTGGAGTTTACTTTAATCGATGCCCTCGGCCGTGAATGGCAGTGCGGAACCATACAGCTGGATTATCAGCTTCCGTCGGCAGAAAGACTAAATGCCGAGTACATTGGAGATGACAACAATAAGCATCATCCTGTAATGCTTCATAGGGCTGTTTTAGGCTCACTGGAAAGGTTTATAGGAATTTTAATAGAAAACTGTGCAGGTATTATGCCTCCTTGGCTGGCCCCTGTGCAGGCGGTTATCGTTCCCGTAGCCCCCGCCTTTAACGAATACGCTCAAAAGGTTCAAAAGGTCTTGGACGAAAAGGGCTTTAGGGTTATAGCCGACATCGGAACCGATAGAATGAATGCTAAAATCAGAAAACACCAAGAAGAAAAGGTCATCTATCAGCTGATTGTAGGCCAAAGCGAAATGGACAATAATTCCGTTGCTGTCCGAATGAGAAAGGGCGGTCAAAAGGTTATGACCTTAGATGAATTTATCTCATTCTTAAAAGACAAGGTCGATTCTTTTGCTATTGATTCGGAATAG